Within Astyanax mexicanus isolate ESR-SI-001 chromosome 2, AstMex3_surface, whole genome shotgun sequence, the genomic segment tttaatgatattttattgcAATGAACACTTCacagctcaaatttaaaataaaatttatgaCTATGATATTCTTGCAATACCCAATATTTCAAATAATCTACAGCCAGTAATCTACAGCCTTGGGCTTTGAGAGAATATAGACTTCTTAAGACAATAAAATATGATACATTTGCATCAGTATCCAATTAAACCACAGTGTTGCACCAAACACTGTATTTTCTTCAATCCTGCTCTAATAGCTTTGGTAGTGATTGATTAAAAATGATCTTATCCAGATTCTTAATGGCAAACAGATAAAGTAAATCTCTATCTGTTATATTACTTTCACAGATCAAGTAAAACTCTGTACACAGTAATAGCAAACTGAACCACCATAGACATGTGTTGAACAGTATCAGGTGTGAACAGTATGGCTAGAAAATACTAGGAAAGAAGTTTCCTCATATCTTGTTCCTAACAGCTGCTGTTAAGGCTGACCGTCCACTTCTTTGCCTACATGTTGGCAAAATGTAGAATATGTGCTTCATTTctgttgtgttatttatttatagctaGTCTGAGTTTGTCTGCAACAGGAAATCAAATCTTGTCCTTTATTGTAGTTTTTTTCAATGCAAACCAAATGGGTTAAGTAGCAGGTTGAAATAGGTAAACTGCAAATCACCACGTTCATCTTTCTGCACTTTGTTCTTTTCTTGTTCTCTTTCCCCCCAGAGAGAACTCTACTGTTGAATATGCTATAAGAAATCTAAATGCAGAAACTTTTACTGCTGTTGCATCATGACATTGTTGGTGTAACCTTCATCCTGATAACAGTTAAACTTCAACAGTCAACATACAGCTGGAAGCACTCTGGACCATTTCTGAAGTGTGAATGGAGGTAGTTTTAATCAAACAATAATTATATTTGATGGTTCCATGTGATGTACTATTTATTTctccaaatatgtttttttatgttaaacaaACACTACTAGAACATAATGTCTCTGCCTTGCTGTGTGATTGTgaaatattataactttatttattacattttcaaaTGTCAATAAAATTAAACATGTGCTGAGATTTTTGTGGTtgcttaataaatgtaatatttttaataatatttttaaataatatttttaagttGTCGAACTAACACAGTCACCAAAGGCCAGTGGCACCTTCTCTGCTTTAACACTACTGTTAAATCTAGTAAATAACAGATGAGTTGAGCTTTCATTCCTTAGTAACATTATGACATACTTTTCCTTTTGATTTGAATACAGAGACTACATTATCACTACACTGTCTTCAAAGTGAGATAGTGAAGGCAGCAAGGCgtcaaattacttttttatgcattttagacACAGCGAATATGTGAGGAAAAATACAGTGTGGACGGGCTGTTtaactgtgtgaaaaagtgaaaatggAGAGCCAAAGGGCAGCATAGATATGAGGGTCCGCTAAGACATTGGTGCTCCTATGCATCACCAGTAATAAAGCTAAACAAGAGAGCCACATCACTATAAATTCATTAAACTTTGttcatctttatttaaaaacCACATAACACATTAACAAGGAGCAACAGATACACTGCTTGCAGGAAAAGCAGGTGTAGCTGACATGGCTAATGTTACCACTTGTATGCAGTGGTGGTTCTTCAGCTGTTGCTTAGTGATAGCTTTGCAGTTTCTGTGATGTTCCATGTGCTATGGTGTGGCTGTGAGGCTGAGAGAACatttaaaagtcttaaattacagttttaaagcttttaaaggtGATTCTTCTCTCTAGAGCTTCTCTGTAATGGCTGTAATGGTTCTTAACTTCGTAGCATAACTGTCTGAAACCCCAGATCAGCTCTGCATTCAAGATGCAGCATTTTTTATACAAAAGATTGCCTGGAGATTGTTGGGATTTTAGAGCACACAAGGCTCTATACTCAAAGGGGagctgtttaaaaacacattagtCGGACCAGTGCAGCAGCATCAAAATGTCCAGCTGCTTCTAAGTCAAAGGTTTGaggtaaagtgttttttaaagacaGTCATGAAGGTCACAAAAATTCTTGTCCAAACTTCTAGTGAACATGCCTGGAGCAACAATGCCAAGGAAAgctcaaattgaaaaaaaaaaaaaaaaaaacataaagaagcaCTGACCAACATTGGACagcaaaaaataatattgaaCAGCACCAGGCATGTCTTCAGATTACTTAACTGCATGCCATTGCCAGCAGTTTAGAATGTGTAATATAGAGGACCAGATTTAAAGTGTATCAATGTACAAAATAATCACcttccttaaaaaaatatatttgggcgacattttttttttttaccatttatgcCTGTATTTTTGCTAGCAAGATAGCAATAGTAAGTACACACATTTGTGGCTattgaaattataatatatatatttttttattaattttgaaaTACGATGGTTCTATTGGTCGACTGTATGATAAACAATAACCATAACGACTGTCATGGTTTTTTTATGGTTTCTGAAAAACTAGAAAAATTATCAACTATCAAGGAAGGTGTCgaaatgttgtttattttatttattattatttgtttgttccatattaattaatgaattaatttgtaatttgaataaatgttttatattccttgtatttatttccattattaaaatgtatttatttatttaattatttattttattttaacatgttgGTCCAccatagtttatttatttatttatttatttatttatttataaattcaaCAGGAATTAATAATgatgaaaaataataatgaataataatatttatcaGACATActtgtgttgttaagaattaacagagttttgggatatgaaccacgcctcaagttccctagctcctccccctggtcctatatatatatatacctcccaggtgctcctcacctacgtgactttcgacctcgcaccagcctccaccccatcaccaccctcatcttaatCTCTtacctagctgcgggggggatttggcttgagaaccgtcccaagctgttctgaactgtaccccaagtatcatcatcacagttcccctccccgcatggtgtaggcggggttcattatagcaaatatATGTTTACATTGTGCGCCCTGAGGAGCCAGAATAGCATAATTATAAAGAGAACTCGGATTATGGTACTGTGGGTTTAAAACTATAACCTAGTTCAACcaagaatataataaataaataaaaatctgaagagACGGGCTTTTAATTTGACATGCTTTTTTTCCCGTTGGCGGCTCGCGTGAGTCTCGCGAGAACTGCGGTCTTCACATACGTGGCCTTTTCCTGAAGCTGCTGGAGAGGATAGGTAGTGGAGCCGCTATGGTGAGTGTTTATAGTTCTGTGTGATGTTTAATTATTCTTACCTATGATCCTCTATGCGCGAACGTTTACTGAATGTGTGAGGAGCGTGTTCGTGGTGTGCGGGGGTGCGCGGTAATAGTGTTGTGTGAAGACTGTGAGTTGGAGGAGTGCTGCTAGCGTTAGTCGTCCATCAACATATCGTTAACTAGCTTCACCTGCAGTACAGCGGAGCCCTGAGGACAAAATACATGTATATTGTTATCGTCTCTGCATAAAGGGTTATAATTTATGTTTCTAAACTCAagtaaataactagctaacctaggttaccTAACTAGCTAACAAATTAAAGGTCCTGTCTATAAAGGCGCAGACTGACAGtcacattcattaatttattcattcatttattagtaTTTGATCAGTTTATAAGTCACGCAGTTTGTTTGCAATGTTTGCATTGTGTTTGACTTACAGCTGTGTTCTTCTCAAATGTTCAAATCCACCCACTGACCAAGTTATTCCTCAGGGTTCTCTATTAATTCTGCTCCTCTCGTCTCTGCAGGAACTGGAAGCTATGACCAGATACACCAGCCCGGTGAACCCGGCTGTGTTTCCTCATCTTACTGTGGTCCTGCTTGCCATTGGCATGTTCTTCACAGCATGGTTCTTTGTGTATCCTTTAGATCCAGAAAGCATACAATAAATATCGGTTTGAAACATTGGCCACATCGTTTAATCGGAATTATATCAGCTGaagttaacatttttgtttaaaaaaaaaaaatgttaacttcAGCTGATATAATTCcgattaggggtgtgccgtaccgaatcgtacacaataatatcatgatgtacaaatattgttattgcaaaaaaatacattgaataccatgatttatttagttattttttcattttgaatATCTACTAAAGCAAGAGATAATATCTACTtcaattctggatatatggagtgcattattagtattataatagTGTCTAGTAATTAGTATCATAGtggtttgtgatttttttttttttcagtgttttgccaaaaatatcattatcacaaaaataccttgaaatattgtgattttattttatggccaaattgcccacccctaattctgACTTTACTGTGGATTCCtatttttattgtggtattttgtGATGTGAAGAAGTAGTTGAAGTGCTGACgtgcaaaattaattaattaatttccctTTTAAGGGAAAAATTAACTGAAGGTACACGGTTACTTAGTTTTTAGGATTGATCCTTAACCCATTCTCCTTCAGATATGAGGTCACATCTACAAAATACACACGAGATGTATACAAAGAGCTGCTCATCTCACTGGTCGCATCACTCTTTATGGGCTTTGGAGTTCTTTTCCTGCTGCTCTGGGTAGGAATTTATGTCTAAAGGTGAGGCTTTAATGATCAAAGTTGTATATCTAAACATTGTTTGTCTAATTTTCTATTGTAGTAATACAGATTTtaagctatttatatatttttgataaattGACAGTTGTATATTTGGATATCTACTGTGTTTAGTGCTTAATAGTTTTGAAAGAGCATATATGTATGTTTGACTTATTTATGAGAACATTGCAGATGACATTTCACTGCTGATGTGTTGTGACCTCAACTGAAGAAGATAAAATCTGTACATAAAAAGTATACTTACTCAACTGCCAGATCAAGACACTACTCTATGAAATACTATGAAAGTATTTGGCAAAATGTCAGCATTCATTTGGTTTAGCATTTTAAATTGTTATGGAATTTTTTATAATGAGTTGAAGGACATAGCAGAGCTAGCCTAGTCTGAAATTTATTGAGACTACTAATATAATACCCATATCAATTGACCAACAGAAAACAGTATACAAAAAACACCTCTTACTTTTACACCAAAGAAATCAAATGAGGTGTACTCAACACAAGGTACATTAGCACAAGTAGTCAGTAGTGTTCCTTAATGGGGAGAGGgcaaaatattgtattaattaccAGATTCATTCACTCTGAGTCTTAGCAGGAAAtgaataaattgtattaaaaaaatgaatgaaaaaatgtagaaatgttcaTCACTCAAAGCAAGCACATACAAAATGGTTAATAAGGCTAACAGCAGGTCTCAGAAGTATTTGTTGTGATCATTGGGAGGCTGGTTTGCACAAGTTTGACCAGTGGAACATCGCTTTCCCTGCAGTCATCTTGGCCCCTTAGTAGCTGGAATGACACCTACTGCACCCAGTCACAGTCCTCCAGGCATTGTTCCTATAGATACACAgtgaagagtgagagtggagACTGGAAAGTGAGTGAGCACAGGACACCATAAACCGCTAAGGTGTAACGCATGGAAAAAGCTGTAACAGAAAATATCCAAAATGTCAAACTTGTAGAAGAACAGAAAACACAACCTTCAGTTTTTACATGCGTGCGTTTTTTTTATTCctaatatacatttataaaccattaatctATAAATAATTAAGTGTTAGTCTGACCAGAGGATGATTAGTTTCCCTTGTGAGGCTTGGTTTCTCCCAAGGTTTCCTACTCTAGCTCTGGGGGGACATTTTCCTCACTGTTGTCTTCAGCTTGCTCACTGggggttttatgttttgttttgttgatcTTTTGTCGTGTGACTGGGTTCCTGTATAACTGCTTTCTGACAGCATCAGTTaataaaagtgctatataaagattttatttttagtgGAAATCGGTGTAAAAAgattaattttatttgatttttaaaaaaatgttttttattggttcatttatcATTAAGTTTGACCAAATATAACAATCACCAGCCAGACTCAGATTATATGAGGGGAAAAAATTGTTAGACAGTGACAATAAATTGTGGGtttttcaaaataatgaaaataatttttACAGAGCACTGTATTGAATGCTATTATCATGTGCACTAATATCCcaaaatgtgttaaatgtgtgaTGTACAGCTTTTGGAATATTATGCAATAAAAGTGGCTAACTGAGTTTCTGTGCTGTATGTTACAGGTGTAGAGGGGCGATTTGAGAACGACATTCCGGGGGTCTGGCGTATTCTTTGGGCTTACACtttatcacacaaacacacacacagggcatgAGAATTGGCACTGGATGGATGTCTGGACTTGGGGTTGATTTCacaaataaaacagattttgtaagaaatttgtctgtattttttttttttaacaagtaatGGTCAACTAAGCAACTTTTGCAGAATTTAGTCCTAGTTTGATATGAAGGACCAATAAAATTATAATGTTATGTTTGCATTAGCATAGCTATAGCTAGCTTGTACTGGTAATGCTCCAGAGTTATTATAGGAaatgcattttaatgtttaattaattgctgataaaatgaaagaaaaaaatatctacTGTAGATTAAACTCTTccctataaaaaaaaacgatGTGTACTTTGCTGCATTCACAAACGTTTCTAATAAAGGTAGAAACATCTCTAATCTCCCTCTTAATTGTAATTCGGTCTAAGCCATTGTCCATTTTCCAAGAATTGCTGTTCCACAATACTGTACTCCCCCTTCTCAGAGAACGTATTGGCTGGGTATTTGAAAACACTGGTCTATAAGCGTCTGGAACGCCATTTGTGGCTCCTAAACCCCCCAATCCCATCTTAATCTCATGGATAAGAATAGAGCAGTCTGTCAGTGCCACACTCGGCCAGCCTCTAAAGGCCACGGCCTGTAACCCTTCATGATGACTTGtacattttttgtgtgttgtAGATGCAGCATTTAATGCACATTCATCTTCACTCCAATGCACCTTTGTTCCTATCTATGCTATGAGTACGACTTGGTTGTAAATTTGTCTGCAGCATTAAAGAACAGAGAGTCAAAGTACcgaaatttaaaacattttttttatcacctGAACACAGATCTAAAGTTGCAGACATGAAATTCACAAAAGGAGTAAACAGTGTCACTGTAGTGAAAACTGAAAACCTACTGACTGAGATTCATAGCTATGCTGAATCTTAATGCTACCCTTTATTAACAGACAATGCAGGGATGTTACTACTGTACATTATGATACTGCACACTTACTGCAACCTGCATAATTACAAGTGAggcacttttttcacattttcttaacCATTAAATTTTGAAATGGAACATATCCTGAGAATTCTCATTTTAGTTGAATGGTCATTATGAActcaagtaaaaaagaaaaaaaagaagacatataaaagaaataaaaatgagacAGTAAAATAAGTCGCATTCACCAAAAACTTGCTCGGTTTCAAAAAAGGCAGACATTTACAAATATTCTTATCACAAGCACATCTTAAGACCTTTCAATAGGCATTTTTCATCAGTAGACCGAGACAAAAcaacttataaaatataaaatacataaataaatgtaatatttgataCAAAATTCAACATTCAGTACTGTGAAATAATAAATATCAGCAGTTGAAACTGTGCCgctgtttgaaaaaaatatatatatatatttggatttTCTAGATGCCAATTAAGAAACAAAAAGTACATAATGGACACTCatgatgtagatatttgtaatcTGCTTCatgagttttgtttatttctatgAACTGAatatgaaagatttttttttttcttcagtttcaaTGTCGGTGCATTTCGTCCCAAAGGAAGTCATGGACGTAGCATCATCCACTGTTGTATTAAGGTTATGCTTGTGCATGCATTGAGGCTCAACATGAGAGTCTCTTTAATTCCTTTTACTGCATTCCCCAGGGATCCATCACGACCCAAACACAGTAGTTTCACCCTAAAGATGTTCCTCAGGTCTGGATCACTGTCGAGCACGAGCAAAAGCATCACGGAGCCAAGGGCAATCCTCATATAATCTCGGATCTCCTAAGTACTCTGTTGTGCGCTTGTAGAAGTAATAGTATAATACAGCAGCTgcagaaaacaaaacattgcaacatcTGTTATTAAAGTGATAGTTGTTTTAACATAAATCTgttactagggctgcacaatgtgggaaaactttttttttttcaggatattTCAACAAAGGTGCTACTTTATGATATTTATAATACAATATGTTTATCCACTGGAACTGGAATAAAATTAATGAAATTGGGATGATAAATTAAAATCAACCACATTAAGCTTTTAATGCTTTTTGATACAAAAGAAAATTATCCACTGTTCATATTTATGTATCTCCAAGAGACAGATTATGTGACATTGCATAATGTACTTACTGTACAGTCCAGAATGTGAGTAACAAGCAGAAAAATAACCCAATAAGTGTATTTTGTCATGTAATCCTTACCTAGCCTCTGGAACACAAAGAGCACCTGTAAGCCATTCGTCCATACAAAACTATTTGACTCCATCCACCTCAGATTCTGTAAAGCAACAAAAATGGTAGTAATGTGGTTTAAGCCATGCTCTGTATATGTGTTCACTTTTCAAATTTCTAAATAGTAGTGGATGTTTTATATTGAATGTTTTACAAACTGACTGTAAAAAGTAAAGGCTGTTTAAATGTACAGTGCGTTTTGTAACTGGATATTAGGTACTTGTTTTGAGTTTAAAGTGTTAAATAGCTTTTTAACTCAAATACTGAATATAGGAATCAGACCTTGTTTTACACATAGTTAAACACAATATAGGGGATGATATTAGGGATGCAACTAATATTTGGCAACCATATAATTTGAccaagtgtgtgtgagaaagtgggGGGCAAAAAGTGAAAATACAGATTTATTTAGAGTAAATTATTTTAACCTTTTGTTGTATTAGTATGTCTGCAGGGAGGTAGCAATGTGCTGTGTTAAATCATTTTACTTGTATTTTTTTGTGGCGTGGTGAGGAAAGtgtcaaaatgaataaaaactattTGTTCTTTTAAGTTTGTCAAAAC encodes:
- the tmem258 gene encoding transmembrane protein 258; translation: MELEAMTRYTSPVNPAVFPHLTVVLLAIGMFFTAWFFVYEVTSTKYTRDVYKELLISLVASLFMGFGVLFLLLWVGIYV